TCTACCCGAAGGCGGCGCACCGCCGTGACGTGAAGCGCTCCATCGCCTTCGTCCTGGCGCTGGGTGTGCCGTACTTCGGTGCGCTCGCCTACTTCACCGGATGGCAGGGAGTGCTGCTGTACTTCGTGGCGCCGTGGCTTGCCACCCACGCCTGGTTCAGCGCCACGACGCTGATGCACCACAGCGCCAGCGACATCCCCTACCTGACGGCCGAGCACTGGACGCGCAACGCCAGCCGCCTCCTGGTCACGACGGATTACGTCTACCCGAAGTGGCTCCTCTTCCTCACCCACAACATCTCGATCCACACGGCCCACCACGTGGCGCCGGTGATCCCCTTCTACAACCTGCCCAAGGCACAGCAGGCGCTGAAGGAGAAGTACCCCGGGATGGTGCGCGAAGAGGTGTTCTCGTTCCGCCAGATGTGGGACATCATCCGCCATCTGCACTTCTACGACACCGAGTCGGGCTTCTACAGCGACCGCTCGGGCAGCAAGGTGCCGCCCGAAGGGGCAGCCGGTTCGAAGTTCGCCGGGGCAAGACGGTGACCGGACGCCGAGCCGTGCGCAGGGTGGTCCACGGTGCGCTGAGCGCCATCGCGCCGGGCGCGGCGGCGCGCTGGGCGACCGATGTGTTCAGCGACACCCGCAGACTGGGCCTGCGGCCCGACAACGTGCTGCCGCTGGGCGCGCGGCGGTTCGCGGTGGACGGCTCCCCGGACATCTCCGGAGGGTACGTCTGGGGTGAGCCCGGTGACGGGCGGCCGACGGCACTGTTGGTGCACGGCTGGGCGTCCGACAGCAGCAGCATGCATTCCTTCGTCGGACCGATGCGGCACCTGGGCTTCACCGTCGCCGCGTTCGACGCACCGGCGCACGGAGTGTGGCCGGGGTCCCAGGCGACCATGACCCAGTACTCCCGCGCGGTCGCGGCCGTGCTGGGCGCCCTGGGCAATGTGAGCGTGATCATCGCCCACTCGCTGGGCTCGATCGCGGCGATCAGCGGGGCCGCCCTGCGCGGGGCCGAGCTGGACGCCCTGGTACTCATCGCGCCCACCTGCACGCTGAGCGGCGTCCTCGACAGGTGGGACGGAGCCGGGCTGCGCCTGGGGCCCGACACGGTGCGGCGCATCTACGCCGAGCTGCACCGGCGCAACGGCGTGCCCGTCAGCCACTGGGACGCCGTCGCACGCGGCGAGGGTCTGGACTGCCCGGTGCTGGCCGTCCATGACCCGGCCGACGCGGTGGTGCCGTACTCCGATGCCGAGGTGATCGCCCGGGATCTGCCCGGGGTCCGGCTGGAGGCCGCCCCGGACGTCGGCCACCTGGGCATCCTCAGCGCCCCGCAGGTCCAGGCCGGCGTCTCGGCGTTCGTCGCCGGACACACCGCCCGCGACGCACCCGTGGGCCCGTGATCCGCAGTCAGCAGTCCGCAGTCCGCACCGGCCCAGGAGAAGCGTCCGCCTCCGGGGCGGGTGCCCGGTAGCAGAGAAGTAAGTGATCCCATGAACGACCTGAGTGTCCGGACCGCCAAGCGAGCGTGGATGTGTCTGCTGTGCGGCTGGGTCTATTACGAGGAACTGGGGCTGCCGGAGGACGGGATACCGCCCGGCACCCGCTGGGAGGACATCCCCGACGACTGGGAGTGCCCCGAATGCGGCGCGGCCAAGGCCGACTTCGTGATGGAACAGCTGTGATCAGCACCGCCCGTTGACCAGTGACCGATGAACCACCGGGAGCAGAAGTGACCGAGTCCCAGACCTTGGCCGAACCGCTGGACGTGATGATCCGGCTGCTGTCGCCCGAGGGCAAGCAGAACCCGTACCCCCTCTACGAGGAATTGCGCGCCCACGGCGGCCTGGTGCGGCTGGGTGAGACGCATCTGCTCGCCGTCGGCCACGAGCAGTGCGCCCGGGCACTGCGCCACCCCGGCCTGCTCCAGACCGATGCGGCCATGCAGGACCTGCGCATGCCCGGCTGGCGCGAGCACTCCTCCTGGGTGTGGCTCACCAAGAACATGCTGTTCAGCAACGAGCCCGATCACGAGCGGATGCGCCGGTTCTTCTCCAGCGCCTTCTCGGCCCACAGCGTCGCCGCCTTCGCCCCGATGGTGGAGCGTCTGGCCGACGAGGCGGTGCGGCACCTGGAGAGGCTGACGGCCGACGGCGGCAGCGTGGACCTGGTGGAGGAGTTCACCTACCGGTTCCCGATCGCCGTCCTCGGTGAGCTGCTGTCCCTGCCCCAGGAGGACCTGCCCGGGCTGCACCCCGTCATCGCGGCCATCACCACCTCCATGGACCCCGTCAGCGACCTCGGCCGGCTTCAGCCGGCGGACGCCGCGATGGACCGGCTCGCCGAGTACGTCACCGAACTCGTCGCCCTGCGCCGCGCCGAGCCCGGTCCGGACCTGACGAGCGCCTTCATCCGCGCCCGCGACGCCGGCAGCGACCTGACCGAGGAAGACCTCATAGCCAACCTCATGGCCGTGATCGTGGCCGGCAGCGAGGCGCCGCAGGACCTGCTCGGCAACGCCGTCCGCATCGCCGTGGAGAACCCCGAGTACGCCGAACGCATCAGGCGGGAGCCCGAGTTCGTCTCCCGGTTCCTGGAGGAGGTGCTCCGCTTCGATCCCCCGGTGCACGCCCTGAACCGGGTCGCCGGGCAGGACCTGGAGTTCTTCGGCGAGAAGATCACCCGGGGCAGCGCGGTGACCCTGCTCATCGCCGCGGGCAACCGCGACCCCGAGCGCTTCGCCGAACCCGACCGTTTTGACCCCGACCGCGAGGGCAACAAGCAGCTGACGTTCAGCGCCGGAGCGCACTACTGCCTGGGCGCGGCCCTGGCCAGGCTGTCGGCCGAGACCGTACTGCCCCGCCTGCTGCGCCGCTTCCCGAAGCTCGCCATCGTCGGCCTGCCCGGATTCCGCGACCAGATCGTCCAACGCGGCCACGACCGCCTGCCGGCCACCCTCGGCTGAGGCCCGGGAGAAGATTCTCATGTCCACAGCTGTTCCCCTGCGGGCCGCCAGGTTCGGTGTGGTCCTCGGCGTGGTGTCGGCGGGCGTGGCGATGTCCAACCTGGACGTGTTCATCGTCAATGTCGCCCTCCCCGACGTGGGCGCCCACTACAACGGCGCGTCCCTCGCCTCGCTGTCCTGGATCCTCAACGCCTACGCCGTCGTCTACGCGGCCTCGCTGATCCCGGCAGGCGGGCTCGCGGATCGCATCGGGCCACGCCGCGCCTATCTGGCGGGGCTCGCGGTCTTCGTCCTCGCCTCCGTGGCGTGCGCACTGGCGCCCACCGTGTGGACCCTGGTCGCCGCCCGGATCGTGCAGGCGGTCGGCGCCGGCCTGCTCATCCCCTCGTCGCTGGGCATCCTGCTCATCGCGGCGCCGCCGGAGCGCCGCCTTGGGGCGGTCCGCACCTGGAGCGCCATCAGCGGGCTCGCCGCCGCCTTCGGACCGCTCGCCGGCGGTCTGCTCACCGAGCTGGACTGGCGCTGGATCTTCCTGGTCAACGTGCCGATCGGGGTGGCGGCCTGGGCGGTGGGCCTGCGCTCGGTGCCCGCCACACC
The genomic region above belongs to Streptomyces coeruleorubidus and contains:
- a CDS encoding alpha/beta fold hydrolase, giving the protein MTGRRAVRRVVHGALSAIAPGAAARWATDVFSDTRRLGLRPDNVLPLGARRFAVDGSPDISGGYVWGEPGDGRPTALLVHGWASDSSSMHSFVGPMRHLGFTVAAFDAPAHGVWPGSQATMTQYSRAVAAVLGALGNVSVIIAHSLGSIAAISGAALRGAELDALVLIAPTCTLSGVLDRWDGAGLRLGPDTVRRIYAELHRRNGVPVSHWDAVARGEGLDCPVLAVHDPADAVVPYSDAEVIARDLPGVRLEAAPDVGHLGILSAPQVQAGVSAFVAGHTARDAPVGP
- a CDS encoding rubredoxin; its protein translation is MNDLSVRTAKRAWMCLLCGWVYYEELGLPEDGIPPGTRWEDIPDDWECPECGAAKADFVMEQL
- a CDS encoding cytochrome P450, with amino-acid sequence MTESQTLAEPLDVMIRLLSPEGKQNPYPLYEELRAHGGLVRLGETHLLAVGHEQCARALRHPGLLQTDAAMQDLRMPGWREHSSWVWLTKNMLFSNEPDHERMRRFFSSAFSAHSVAAFAPMVERLADEAVRHLERLTADGGSVDLVEEFTYRFPIAVLGELLSLPQEDLPGLHPVIAAITTSMDPVSDLGRLQPADAAMDRLAEYVTELVALRRAEPGPDLTSAFIRARDAGSDLTEEDLIANLMAVIVAGSEAPQDLLGNAVRIAVENPEYAERIRREPEFVSRFLEEVLRFDPPVHALNRVAGQDLEFFGEKITRGSAVTLLIAAGNRDPERFAEPDRFDPDREGNKQLTFSAGAHYCLGAALARLSAETVLPRLLRRFPKLAIVGLPGFRDQIVQRGHDRLPATLG